A stretch of the Hippocampus zosterae strain Florida chromosome 18, ASM2543408v3, whole genome shotgun sequence genome encodes the following:
- the LOC127591213 gene encoding uncharacterized protein LOC127591213, with product MATRKFTRWSESEVALFLRLVAEEKIQKELDGPRTEKAYLELSQQMATHGFDRSSQTCREKLKKMKSDYKAIKDHGRRGSLYRSDWKWLGQMEAIYGHRRNSRGRSVEAKQKQEWSVEETGCLIALWSSPESRNNFAGRAKLMMEFIRLEMASAGFNRTTEQINNKLKKLKMEYRDKKKHLKPSDLAQMPFYEMMESVLGNTLPPPLMENVSPASAILDSIIDPSAGIGLSVDDNMITADTAAPSRLCHPPSPSFPVESAKNDGRTAFSTDDHVIKADSDTPPPPPLYCKTAINATNNGRRGLFAEVMSVDSSDDLPPPPAPLPCDSPSPSCSSKESSTTTKRAKRKRPSDGLLEFLERSDERFFQFSRELMHRMEEDTKSLIGLLGRMVTVMEASNKNNNEHHPSPS from the exons ATGGCTACACGTAAATTCACTCGGTGGTCAGAGAGCGAGGTCGCACTTTTCTTGAGATTGGTGGCTGAGGAAAAGATACAGAAAGAGCTGGACGGACCCCGAACTGAAAAAGCCTACCTGGAACTTTCCCAGCAAATGGCCACGCACGGGTTTGACCGCAGTTCTCAGACTTGCagagaaaaactgaaaaagatGAAAAGTGACTACAAAGCCATAAAGGACCACGGTCGCCGCGGCAGTTTGTACAGAAGCGATTGGAAGTGGTTAGGTCAGATGGAAGCCATCTATGGCCACAGACGCAACAGCCGAGGGCGAAGCGTTGAAGCGAAGCAGAAGCAAGAGTGGTCCGTGGAGGAGACGGGCTGTCTCATCGCGTTGTGGTCGTCCCCCGAGTCACGGAACAATTTTGCAGGCAGGGCCAAGCTAATGATGGAGTTCATTCGGCTGGAGATGGCGAGTGCGGGCTTCAATCGCACCACGGAACAGATCAACAATAAGTTGAAGAAACTAAAAATGGAATACAGGGACAAGAAGAAGCACCTGAAACCCAGCGACCTGGCACAAATGCCATTTTATGAAATGATGGAGTCTGTGCTCGGTAACACGCTCCCACCCCCGTTGATGGAGAACGTCAGTCCTGCCTCTGCAATACTCGACAGCATCATCGACCCATCCGCGGGCATTG GTTTGTCTGTTGACGACAACATGATTACAGCCGATACTGCTGCACCATCACGCCTGTGCCACCCGCCGTCACCTTCCTTCCCGGTGGAAAGTGCAAAAAATGATGGCCGAACAG CTTTTTCCACCGATGACCACGTCATTAAAGCAGACAGCGAcacacctccacctccaccccTTTATTGCAAGACAGCAATAAATGCAACAAACAATGGCAGAAGAG GTTTGTTTGCTGAGGTTATGTCGGTCGATAGTAGTGACGACCTTCCACCACCCCCGGCACCTCTCCCATGTGACTCGCCTTCACCGTCCTGCAGCTCCAAAGAAAGTTCGACAACAACCAAAAGAG CAAAAAGGAAGCGACCCAGCGATGGCCTGTTGGAGTTTTTGGAGCGATCGGACGAACGGTTCTTCCAGTTTAGTCGAGAGCTGATGCACAGGATGGAGGAGGACACAAAGTCACTGATTGGACTCTTGGGACGCATGGTGACGGTAATGGAggcttcaaataaaaataataatgaacacCATCCATCCCCAAGTTGA